Proteins encoded together in one Neobacillus sp. FSL H8-0543 window:
- the gltX gene encoding glutamate--tRNA ligase, with translation MSNEIRVRYAPSPTGHLHIGNARTALFNYLFARSQGGKFIIRIEDTDKKRNIAGGEESQLKYLQWLGMDWDEGVDVGGEYGPYRQSERNDIYQTYYNQLLENGHAYKCYCTEAEIEAEREEQTERGETPQYSGKCRNLTMEEKAILESEGREPSIRIIVPEGKTYTFDDMVKGSVSFESEGMGDWVIIKKDGTPTYNFAVTIDDYLMKISHVLRGDDHISNTPKQLMIYEALGWQPPVFGHMTLIVNESRKKLSKRDESIIQFIEQYEELGYLPEALFNFITLLGWSPGGEEEIYSKEEFIKIFDAHRLSKSPALFDKQKLAWMNNQYLKKTEIDRVLELAMPHLVKSGKLSENISEDEQQWAKSLVSLLQEKMSFGAEIVELSDMFFKADAEYEEDAKEVLAGETVPEVLKAFLQELDQLESFKADEIKAAMKAVQKSTGQKGKNLFMPIRAAVSGQTHGPDLPQTIELLGKSKVQLRIHKLIG, from the coding sequence ATGTCGAATGAGATACGCGTAAGGTATGCACCAAGTCCAACAGGACATTTACATATTGGAAATGCCAGGACTGCGTTATTTAATTATTTATTTGCACGCAGTCAAGGCGGGAAATTTATCATCCGCATCGAGGATACCGATAAAAAGAGGAATATCGCTGGAGGAGAAGAAAGCCAATTAAAATATTTACAATGGCTTGGCATGGATTGGGATGAAGGTGTTGACGTTGGCGGGGAATATGGTCCCTATCGTCAATCCGAGAGAAATGATATTTATCAAACCTATTACAATCAATTGCTTGAAAATGGTCATGCCTATAAATGTTATTGTACAGAAGCGGAGATTGAGGCTGAGCGTGAGGAGCAGACGGAACGAGGAGAAACTCCACAGTATTCAGGAAAATGCCGAAATTTAACGATGGAAGAGAAGGCCATTCTTGAAAGTGAAGGGCGTGAACCGAGTATACGCATCATTGTTCCAGAAGGGAAAACCTATACTTTTGATGACATGGTAAAAGGGAGCGTTTCTTTCGAATCTGAAGGGATGGGCGACTGGGTCATCATTAAAAAGGACGGAACGCCAACTTATAACTTTGCGGTCACAATTGATGATTATTTAATGAAAATCTCACATGTGCTGCGCGGAGATGATCATATTTCAAATACGCCAAAGCAGCTAATGATATATGAAGCATTAGGCTGGCAACCGCCCGTTTTTGGTCATATGACGTTAATTGTCAATGAAAGCCGTAAAAAACTTAGTAAGCGTGATGAATCAATCATTCAATTTATTGAGCAATATGAAGAATTGGGATATCTGCCTGAAGCATTATTTAATTTTATTACATTATTAGGCTGGTCTCCAGGAGGCGAAGAAGAAATCTATTCCAAAGAGGAATTTATTAAGATTTTTGATGCCCACCGTTTATCGAAGTCACCTGCACTATTTGATAAACAAAAGCTTGCTTGGATGAACAATCAATACTTGAAAAAAACAGAAATTGACCGGGTTCTAGAACTCGCCATGCCTCACCTAGTCAAATCAGGAAAGTTAAGTGAAAATATTAGTGAAGATGAACAGCAATGGGCTAAAAGCTTAGTATCGCTATTACAGGAAAAAATGAGCTTTGGTGCTGAAATTGTTGAACTTTCGGATATGTTTTTTAAGGCTGACGCAGAATATGAAGAAGATGCGAAGGAAGTCTTAGCTGGTGAAACGGTACCTGAAGTCTTAAAGGCATTTTTACAGGAACTTGATCAGTTAGAAAGTTTTAAAGCGGATGAGATAAAGGCAGCGATGAAAGCTGTGCAAAAGTCAACAGGACAAAAAGGAAAGAATCTTTTTATGCCGATCCGTGCTGCCGTTTCAGGACAAACACATGGCCCGGACCTGCCTCAAACGATTGAACTTTTAGGAAAATCTAAAGTCCAATTACGAATTCACAAACTTATTGGTTAA
- a CDS encoding PIN/TRAM domain-containing protein, whose product MLKRIVQACFLITGGTLGILLIPELLTLIKMEGIPIISNSYVTAILGAIIFYLITFWAVDFVLEFVKWAEDSLVKIPVTDVIFGSIGLIFGLLVAYLIGFALNAVQVPILNAVAPILLTLLFGYLGFQVGFKKRDELLNLFSRGKKKTDDEEIDMVGKNSLKILDTSVIIDGRVADICQTGFLEGTIVIPQFVLEELQHIADSSDVLKRNRGRRGLDILNRIQKELAIKVEIYEGDFEEIQEVDSKLVKLAKVTNGILVTNDFNLNKVCELQNVAVLNINDLANAVKPVVLPGEELMVQVIKDGKEYHQGVAYLDDGTMIVVEEGREYIGKRIEVLVTSVLQTSAGRMIFAKPKLLEKAL is encoded by the coding sequence ATGTTAAAACGTATTGTTCAAGCTTGCTTCCTCATAACTGGTGGTACGCTTGGGATATTGTTAATCCCGGAATTGCTAACATTAATCAAAATGGAAGGCATTCCTATAATTAGTAACTCATATGTCACGGCTATTTTAGGTGCAATTATTTTTTATCTTATTACTTTTTGGGCAGTTGATTTTGTACTTGAATTTGTCAAATGGGCGGAAGATTCATTAGTAAAAATCCCTGTCACAGATGTAATTTTTGGAAGTATCGGTTTGATTTTTGGACTGCTTGTTGCCTATTTGATAGGTTTTGCACTTAACGCAGTTCAAGTACCGATCTTAAATGCTGTCGCTCCTATTTTACTGACATTATTATTTGGTTATCTTGGCTTTCAGGTTGGTTTTAAAAAGAGGGATGAGCTGCTGAATCTCTTCAGTCGCGGGAAGAAAAAGACTGACGATGAAGAAATTGATATGGTGGGCAAAAATTCACTTAAGATATTGGATACAAGTGTAATTATTGATGGACGTGTAGCGGATATTTGCCAAACAGGATTTTTGGAAGGGACAATTGTCATTCCGCAGTTTGTACTTGAGGAATTACAGCATATTGCTGACTCCTCTGATGTTCTTAAGCGAAATCGCGGCAGAAGAGGATTGGATATATTAAATCGTATTCAAAAAGAATTGGCCATTAAAGTAGAAATTTACGAGGGCGACTTTGAAGAAATTCAAGAAGTTGATAGTAAGCTTGTTAAATTAGCAAAAGTTACAAACGGAATCCTTGTAACCAATGATTTTAATCTTAATAAAGTTTGTGAATTGCAGAACGTTGCCGTTTTAAATATTAATGATTTGGCGAATGCTGTTAAGCCTGTCGTTTTGCCAGGTGAAGAATTAATGGTCCAAGTCATTAAGGATGGCAAAGAGTATCACCAAGGTGTTGCCTATCTCGATGATGGTACAATGATTGTTGTGGAGGAAGGCAGAGAATATATCGGAAAGAGAATAGAGGTTCTTGTTACCAGTGTATTGCAGACATCCGCTGGAAGAATGATATTTGCTAAACCAAAGCTTTTGGAAAAGGCTTTATAA
- the cysE gene encoding serine O-acetyltransferase, whose amino-acid sequence MFKKFREDIEVVFEQDPAARNYLEVILTYSGLHAIWAHRIAHAFFKRKFYFLARAISQISRFFTGIEIHPGAKIGRRFFIDHGMGVVIGETCEIGDNVTVFQGVTLGGTGKERGKRHPTIKDNALIATGAKVLGSITIGENSKIGAGSVVLKEVPANSTVVGVPGRVVIQNGKRINRDLNHSDLPDPIADRLRELQEELSQLKQELYVVKEERRVK is encoded by the coding sequence ATGTTCAAAAAATTTAGAGAAGATATTGAAGTTGTCTTTGAACAAGATCCTGCTGCAAGGAACTATTTAGAAGTAATCCTTACCTACTCTGGTTTGCACGCTATTTGGGCTCATCGAATTGCCCATGCCTTTTTTAAACGGAAATTTTATTTTCTTGCCCGAGCAATTTCACAAATAAGCCGTTTTTTCACAGGAATTGAAATTCACCCTGGAGCCAAAATAGGCAGGAGGTTCTTTATTGACCATGGAATGGGAGTGGTTATTGGTGAAACCTGTGAAATAGGTGATAATGTAACGGTATTTCAAGGTGTAACTCTTGGTGGAACAGGGAAAGAAAGAGGAAAGAGGCATCCAACGATAAAGGATAATGCCTTGATTGCGACTGGCGCAAAGGTTCTGGGGTCAATTACGATTGGAGAAAACTCGAAAATTGGTGCAGGATCTGTTGTGTTAAAGGAAGTTCCGGCAAATTCTACGGTTGTAGGAGTTCCAGGAAGAGTGGTTATTCAAAATGGAAAAAGGATTAACCGTGACTTAAATCATAGTGATCTTCCTGATCCAATAGCTGATCGCTTGAGAGAACTGCAAGAAGAACTAAGTCAACTAAAGCAGGAATTATATGTTGTGAAGGAAGAAAGGAGAGTAAAGTAA
- the ispF gene encoding 2-C-methyl-D-erythritol 2,4-cyclodiphosphate synthase — protein sequence MYRIGQGFDVHQLTEGRPLIIGGITIPYEKGLLGHSDADVLLHTVSDACLGAIGEGDIGRHFPDTDPNFKDADSAKLMEHVWVLVKEKGYELVNADCTIIAQMPKMAPYIGQMKERIAELLEASPEQINVKATTTEKLGFAGRGEGIAAQVAVLLKKVNN from the coding sequence ATGTATCGTATTGGTCAAGGATTTGATGTACATCAATTAACGGAGGGGCGGCCGCTTATCATCGGTGGTATCACGATACCGTATGAAAAGGGACTTTTAGGCCATTCTGATGCAGATGTCTTACTACATACCGTATCAGATGCTTGTCTTGGAGCGATAGGCGAAGGTGATATTGGTAGGCACTTTCCCGATACAGACCCCAATTTTAAGGATGCAGACTCTGCGAAGTTAATGGAGCATGTCTGGGTGCTAGTGAAGGAAAAAGGGTACGAACTTGTCAATGCCGACTGTACAATTATTGCACAGATGCCGAAGATGGCACCCTATATTGGACAAATGAAGGAACGGATTGCAGAGTTGCTTGAGGCATCTCCTGAACAAATCAATGTTAAAGCAACGACTACCGAAAAGTTAGGATTTGCTGGACGAGGGGAAGGAATTGCCGCTCAAGTGGCTGTTTTGTTGAAAAAGGTTAACAATTAG
- the ispD gene encoding 2-C-methyl-D-erythritol 4-phosphate cytidylyltransferase: protein MAYQVIIPAAGQGKRMGAGKNKLLLTLNDIPVLIHSLKVFENDELCDGIILAIHPQDEAEFYTLLKKYKISKVRDLVPGGKERQDSIYNALKTVTAEGIILVHDGARPFIRKKHIHQLIETAEQTGAAIIGVPAKDTMKTVRNNLVVDTVERSSLWAVQTPQAFRIPILYKAYEQAEKEKFIGTDDSSLVERIGHPVAMVEGDYDNIKLTTPEDLYFAEAILNKRKREF, encoded by the coding sequence ATGGCTTATCAAGTCATTATTCCAGCTGCTGGTCAGGGGAAAAGAATGGGCGCTGGGAAAAATAAGCTTTTATTAACACTTAATGATATTCCTGTGCTAATCCATTCATTAAAGGTGTTTGAAAATGATGAGTTATGTGATGGAATTATATTAGCTATTCATCCACAGGATGAGGCAGAATTTTATACTTTATTAAAGAAATATAAGATAAGTAAAGTACGGGACTTAGTTCCAGGTGGAAAAGAACGTCAGGATAGCATTTATAATGCATTAAAAACAGTGACTGCTGAGGGAATCATCCTTGTTCATGATGGAGCCCGTCCTTTTATTCGAAAGAAACACATTCATCAGTTAATTGAAACGGCTGAACAGACTGGTGCAGCAATTATTGGTGTACCTGCAAAAGATACGATGAAAACTGTTCGCAATAATTTGGTAGTGGACACTGTCGAACGATCTAGCTTGTGGGCTGTTCAAACCCCACAAGCTTTTCGTATTCCAATCTTGTATAAGGCATATGAACAAGCAGAAAAGGAAAAGTTTATCGGTACAGATGATTCTAGTTTGGTGGAGCGAATTGGTCATCCCGTGGCAATGGTAGAAGGAGACTATGACAATATAAAGTTAACAACACCAGAGGATTTATACTTTGCCGAGGCAATTCTAAATAAGAGGAAAAGGGAGTTTTGA